The proteins below come from a single Streptomyces tubercidicus genomic window:
- the rpoB gene encoding DNA-directed RNA polymerase subunit beta — MAASRNASTANTNNGDSTAPLRISFAKIKEPLGVPNLLALQTESFDWLLGNAAWKGRVEAALESGQEVPTKSGLEEIFEEISPIEDFSGSMSLTFRDHRFEPPKNSIDECKERDFTYAAPLFVTAEFTNNETGEIKSQTVFMGDFPLMTNKGTFCINGTERVVVSQLVRSPGVYFDSSIDKTSDKDIFSAKIIPSRGAWLEMEIDKRDMVGVRIDRKRKQSVTVLLKALGWTTEQILEEFGEYESMRATLEKDHTQGQDDALLDIYRKLRPGEPPTREAAQTLLENLYFNPKRYDLAKVGRYKVNKKLGGDEPLDAGVLTTDDVIATIKYLVKLHAGETETIGENGTEIVVETDDIDHFGNRRLRNVGELIQNQVRTGLARMERVVRERMTTQDVEAITPQTLINIRPVVASIKEFFGTSQLSQFMDQTNPLSGLTHKRRLSALGPGGLSRERAGLDVRDVHPSHYGRMCPIETPEGPNIGLIGSLASYGRVNVFGFIETPYRKVVDGQVTEEVDYLTADEEDRFLIAQANAKLSDDMRFAEQRVLVRRRGGEVDLVPADEVDFMDVSPRQMVSAATAMIPFLEHDDANRALMGSNMMRQAVPLIKAESPLVGTGMEYRCAVDAGDVIKAEKDGVVQEVSADYITVANDDGTYTTYRVAKFTRSNQGTSFNQKVVVDEGARVIEGQVLADGPSTDEGEMALGKNLLVAFMPWEGHNYEDAIILSQRLVQDDVLSSIHIEEHEVDARDTKLGPEEITRDIPNVSEEVLSDLDERGIIRIGAEVVAGDILVGKVTPKGETELTPEERLLRAIFGEKAREVRDTSLKVPHGEIGKVIGVRVFDREEGDELPPGVNQLVRVYVAQKRKITDGDKLAGRHGNKGVISKILPVEDMPFLEDGTPVDIILNPLGVPSRMNPGQVLEIHLGWLASQGWKVEGAEDWQQRLQAIGADDVAPRTNVATPVFDGAREDELAGLFDSTLPNRDGERMVKSSGKAQLFDGRSGEPFPDPISVGYMYILKLHHLVDDKLHARSTGPYSMITQQPLGGKAQFGGQRFGEMEVWALEAYGAAYALQELLTIKSDDVTGRVKVYEAIVKGENIPEPGIPESFKVLIKEMQSLCLNVEVLSSDGMSIEMRDTDEDVFRAAEELGIDLSRREPSSVEEV; from the coding sequence TTGGCCGCCTCGCGCAACGCCTCGACTGCCAATACGAACAACGGCGACAGCACCGCCCCGCTGCGCATCTCTTTTGCGAAGATCAAGGAGCCCCTCGGGGTTCCGAACCTCCTTGCGCTGCAGACCGAAAGCTTCGACTGGCTGCTCGGCAATGCCGCATGGAAGGGTCGCGTCGAGGCTGCGCTGGAGAGTGGGCAGGAAGTCCCCACCAAGTCCGGTCTTGAGGAGATCTTCGAAGAGATCTCCCCGATCGAGGACTTCTCCGGGTCGATGTCGCTGACGTTCCGCGACCACCGCTTCGAGCCCCCGAAGAACTCCATCGACGAGTGCAAGGAGCGCGACTTCACGTACGCCGCTCCGCTCTTCGTCACCGCCGAGTTCACCAACAACGAGACCGGCGAGATCAAGTCCCAGACGGTCTTCATGGGCGACTTCCCGCTCATGACGAACAAGGGCACCTTCTGCATCAACGGCACCGAGCGTGTCGTCGTCTCGCAGCTGGTGCGCTCGCCGGGCGTGTACTTCGACAGCTCCATCGACAAGACGTCCGACAAGGACATCTTCTCCGCCAAGATCATCCCGTCCCGGGGTGCCTGGCTGGAGATGGAGATCGACAAGCGCGACATGGTCGGTGTGCGCATCGACCGTAAGCGCAAGCAGTCCGTGACCGTACTGCTCAAGGCGCTCGGCTGGACCACCGAGCAGATCCTTGAGGAGTTCGGCGAGTACGAGTCCATGCGCGCCACCCTGGAGAAGGACCACACCCAGGGCCAGGACGACGCGCTGCTCGACATCTACCGCAAGCTGCGTCCGGGCGAGCCCCCCACGCGTGAGGCCGCGCAGACGCTGCTGGAGAACCTGTACTTCAACCCCAAGCGCTACGACCTCGCGAAGGTCGGCCGCTACAAGGTCAACAAGAAGCTCGGCGGCGACGAGCCGCTCGACGCGGGTGTGCTGACCACCGATGACGTCATCGCGACGATCAAGTACCTGGTCAAGCTGCACGCCGGTGAGACCGAGACGATCGGCGAGAACGGCACGGAGATCGTCGTCGAGACCGACGACATCGACCACTTCGGCAACCGTCGTCTGCGCAACGTCGGCGAGCTCATCCAGAACCAGGTCCGCACGGGTCTGGCTCGTATGGAGCGCGTCGTGCGTGAGCGCATGACCACCCAGGACGTCGAGGCGATCACGCCGCAGACCCTGATCAACATCCGGCCGGTCGTCGCCTCCATCAAGGAGTTCTTCGGCACCAGCCAGCTGTCCCAGTTCATGGACCAGACCAACCCGCTGTCGGGTCTGACCCACAAGCGCCGTCTGTCGGCGCTGGGCCCGGGTGGTCTCTCCCGTGAGCGGGCCGGCCTGGACGTCCGTGACGTGCACCCCTCGCACTACGGCCGTATGTGCCCGATTGAGACCCCTGAAGGTCCCAACATCGGTCTGATCGGCTCGCTGGCCTCCTACGGCCGGGTCAACGTCTTCGGCTTCATCGAGACGCCCTACCGCAAGGTCGTCGACGGCCAGGTCACGGAGGAGGTGGACTACCTCACCGCTGATGAGGAGGACCGCTTCCTGATCGCCCAGGCCAACGCCAAGCTCAGCGACGACATGCGCTTCGCCGAGCAGCGTGTGCTGGTCCGCCGTCGTGGCGGCGAGGTCGACCTGGTCCCCGCCGACGAGGTCGACTTCATGGACGTCTCGCCGCGCCAGATGGTGTCGGCCGCGACCGCCATGATTCCGTTCCTGGAGCACGACGACGCCAACCGCGCGCTCATGGGATCGAACATGATGCGCCAGGCCGTTCCGCTGATCAAGGCGGAGTCGCCGCTGGTCGGCACCGGCATGGAGTACCGCTGCGCGGTCGACGCCGGTGACGTCATCAAGGCCGAGAAGGACGGTGTGGTCCAGGAGGTCTCCGCGGACTACATCACCGTCGCCAACGACGACGGCACGTACACCACGTACCGCGTCGCCAAGTTCACCCGCTCCAACCAGGGCACCTCCTTCAACCAGAAGGTCGTCGTGGACGAGGGCGCGCGGGTCATCGAGGGCCAGGTCCTCGCCGACGGTCCGTCCACGGACGAAGGCGAGATGGCGCTCGGCAAGAACCTGCTCGTGGCGTTCATGCCGTGGGAGGGTCACAACTACGAGGACGCGATCATCCTGTCGCAGCGCCTCGTGCAGGACGACGTCCTCTCCTCGATCCACATCGAGGAGCACGAGGTCGACGCCCGTGACACCAAGCTGGGCCCCGAGGAGATCACCCGGGACATCCCGAACGTCTCCGAAGAGGTCCTCTCCGACCTCGACGAGCGCGGCATCATCCGTATCGGTGCCGAGGTCGTCGCCGGCGACATCCTCGTCGGCAAGGTCACGCCCAAGGGTGAGACCGAGCTGACCCCCGAGGAGCGCCTGCTCCGCGCGATCTTCGGTGAGAAGGCGCGCGAGGTGCGCGACACCTCGCTGAAGGTGCCGCACGGTGAGATCGGCAAGGTCATCGGCGTCCGCGTCTTCGACCGCGAAGAGGGCGACGAGCTGCCCCCGGGCGTGAACCAGCTGGTCCGCGTCTACGTCGCCCAGAAGCGCAAGATCACCGACGGTGACAAGCTCGCCGGCCGTCACGGCAACAAGGGCGTCATCTCGAAGATCCTGCCGGTCGAGGACATGCCGTTCCTGGAGGACGGCACCCCGGTCGACATCATCCTCAACCCGCTGGGTGTCCCGTCCCGAATGAACCCGGGACAGGTCCTGGAGATCCACCTCGGCTGGCTCGCCAGCCAGGGCTGGAAGGTCGAAGGAGCCGAGGACTGGCAGCAGCGGCTGCAGGCGATCGGCGCCGACGATGTCGCTCCCCGTACGAACGTCGCGACCCCGGTCTTCGACGGTGCGCGCGAGGACGAGCTGGCGGGTCTCTTCGACTCGACGCTCCCCAACCGCGACGGCGAGCGGATGGTCAAGAGCTCCGGTAAGGCCCAGCTGTTCGACGGCCGCTCCGGTGAGCCGTTCCCGGACCCGATCTCGGTCGGGTACATGTACATCCTCAAGCTGCACCACCTGGTCGACGACAAGCTGCACGCGCGCTCGACCGGTCCGTACTCGATGATCACCCAGCAGCCGCTGGGTGGTAAGGCTCAGTTCGGTGGCCAGCGGTTCGGTGAGATGGAGGTGTGGGCGCTGGAGGCTTACGGCGCCGCATACGCCCTCCAGGAGCTGCTGACGATCAAGTCCGACGACGTGACCGGCCGCGTGAAGGTCTACGAGGCCATCGTCAAGGGCGAGAACATCCCCGAGCCCGGCATTCCCGAGTCCTTCAAGGTGCTCATCAAGGAAATGCAGTCCCTGTGCCTCAACGTGGAGGTGCTGTCCTCGGACGGCATGTCCATCGAGATGCGCGACACCGACGAGGACGTCTTCCGCGCTGCGGAGGAGCTCGGCATCGACCTGTCCCGGCGCGAGCCGAGCAGCGTCGAAGAGGTCTGA
- a CDS encoding DNA-directed RNA polymerase subunit beta', translating into MLDVNFFDELRIGLATADDIRQWSHGEVKKPETINYRTLKPEKDGLFCEKIFGPTRDWECYCGKYKRVRFKGIICERCGVEVTRAKVRRERMGHIELAAPVTHIWYFKGVPSRLGYLLDLAPKDLEKVIYFAAYMITWVDEERRTRDLPSLEAHVSVERQQIEQRRDSDLEARAKKLETDLAELEAEGAKADVRRKVREGAEREMKQLRDRAQREIDRLDEVWNRFKNLKVQDLEGDELLYRELRDRFGTYFDGSMGAAALQKRLETFDLDEEAERLREIIRTGKGQKKTRALKRLKVVSAFLQTRNSPKGMVLDCIPVIPPDLRPMVQLDGGRFATSDLNDLYRRVINRNNRLKRLLDLGAPEIIVNNEKRMLQEAVDALFDNGRRGRPVTGPGNRPLKSLSDMLKGKQGRFRQNLLGKRVDYSARSVIVVGPQLKLHQCGLPKAMALELFKPFVMKRLVDLNHAQNIKSAKRMVERGRTVVYDVLEEVIAEHPVLLNRAPTLHRLGIQAFEPQLVEGKAIQIHPLVCTAFNADFDGDQMAVHLPLSAEAQAEARILMLSSNNILKPADGRPVTMPTQDMVLGLFFLTTDEEEREVKGEGRAFGSVAEAIMAFDARELSLQAKVDIRFPIGTVPPRGWTPPVPEEGEPEWQQGDSFRLRTTLGRALFNELLPEDYPFVDYSVGKKQLSAIVNDLAERYPKVIVAATLDNLKAAGFHWATRSGVTVAVSDIVVPEAKKAIVAGYEAQDEKVQKQYERGLITKDERTQELINIWTKATNEVSEAMNENFPKTNPIFMMVDSGARGNMMQMRQIAGMRGLVSNAKNETIPRPIKASFREGLSVLEYFISTHGARKGLADTALRTADSGYLTRRLVDVSQDVIIREEDCGTERGLKLRIASKDAAGVLRKADDVESSVYARMLAEDVVVDGKVVAPANVDLGDVLIDALVNAGVEEVKTRSVLTCESAVGTCAFCYGRSLATGKLVDIGEAVGIIAAQSIGEPGTQLTMRTFHTGGVAGDDITLGLPRVVELFEARTPKGVAPISEAAGRVRIEETEKTKKVIVTPDDGSDETAYGVSKRARLLVGEGDHVTVGQPLTVGAVNPHDVLRILGQRAVQVHLVGEVQKVYNSQGVAIHDKHIEIIIRQMLRRVTIIESGDAELLPGELVERTKFEGENRRVVAEGGHPASGRPQLMGITKASLATESWLSAASFQETTRVLTDAAINAKSDSLIGLKENVIIGKLIPAGTGLSRYRNIRVEPTEEAKAAMYSAVGYDDIDYSPFGTGSGQAVPLEDYDYGPYNQ; encoded by the coding sequence GTGCTCGACGTCAACTTCTTCGATGAGCTCCGGATCGGTCTGGCCACCGCTGACGACATCCGTCAGTGGAGCCACGGCGAGGTCAAGAAGCCCGAGACCATCAACTACCGCACCCTCAAGCCCGAAAAGGACGGACTCTTCTGCGAGAAGATCTTCGGTCCGACCCGGGACTGGGAGTGCTACTGCGGTAAGTACAAGCGCGTCCGCTTCAAGGGCATCATCTGCGAGCGCTGTGGCGTCGAGGTCACTCGCGCCAAGGTGCGCCGTGAGCGGATGGGCCACATCGAGCTGGCCGCTCCCGTGACCCACATCTGGTACTTCAAGGGCGTGCCGAGCCGGCTGGGCTACCTGCTGGACCTCGCGCCCAAGGACCTTGAGAAGGTCATCTACTTCGCCGCCTACATGATCACGTGGGTGGACGAGGAGCGCCGTACGCGCGACCTGCCCTCGCTGGAGGCGCATGTCTCCGTCGAGCGTCAGCAGATCGAGCAGCGCCGCGACTCCGACCTGGAGGCCCGCGCCAAGAAGCTTGAGACCGACCTGGCCGAGCTGGAGGCCGAGGGCGCCAAGGCGGACGTCCGCCGCAAGGTGCGCGAGGGTGCCGAGCGTGAGATGAAGCAGCTGCGTGACCGTGCGCAGCGCGAGATCGACCGTCTCGACGAGGTGTGGAACCGCTTCAAGAACCTCAAGGTCCAGGACCTGGAGGGCGACGAGCTGCTCTACCGCGAGCTGCGGGACCGCTTCGGCACGTACTTCGACGGCTCCATGGGCGCCGCTGCCCTGCAGAAGCGCCTGGAGACCTTCGACCTCGACGAGGAGGCCGAGCGCCTCCGCGAGATCATCCGTACCGGCAAGGGCCAGAAGAAGACCCGTGCGCTCAAGCGCCTCAAGGTCGTCTCCGCCTTCCTGCAGACCCGCAACAGCCCCAAGGGCATGGTGCTGGACTGCATCCCGGTGATCCCGCCGGACCTGCGTCCGATGGTGCAGCTGGACGGTGGCCGCTTCGCGACCTCCGACCTGAACGACCTGTACCGCCGTGTGATCAACCGCAACAACCGTCTGAAGCGGCTTCTCGACCTCGGCGCGCCCGAGATCATCGTGAACAACGAGAAGCGGATGCTGCAGGAGGCCGTCGACGCGCTGTTCGACAACGGCCGCCGCGGCCGCCCGGTGACCGGTCCCGGTAACCGTCCGCTGAAGTCCCTCAGCGACATGCTGAAGGGTAAGCAGGGCCGCTTCCGTCAGAACCTGCTCGGTAAGCGAGTCGACTACTCGGCGCGTTCCGTCATCGTCGTCGGCCCGCAGCTCAAGCTGCACCAGTGCGGTCTGCCCAAGGCCATGGCGCTGGAGCTCTTCAAGCCGTTCGTGATGAAGCGCCTGGTGGACCTCAACCACGCGCAGAACATCAAGTCGGCCAAGCGCATGGTCGAGCGCGGCCGCACGGTCGTCTACGACGTGCTCGAAGAGGTCATCGCCGAGCACCCGGTGCTGCTGAACCGTGCGCCCACGCTGCACCGTCTGGGCATCCAGGCCTTCGAGCCGCAGCTGGTCGAGGGCAAGGCCATTCAGATTCACCCGCTCGTCTGCACCGCGTTCAACGCGGACTTCGACGGTGACCAGATGGCCGTCCACCTCCCGCTGTCCGCGGAGGCCCAGGCCGAGGCCCGCATCCTGATGCTGTCCTCGAACAACATCCTCAAGCCGGCCGACGGCCGTCCGGTCACCATGCCGACCCAGGACATGGTGCTCGGTCTCTTCTTCCTCACCACGGATGAAGAGGAGCGCGAGGTCAAGGGTGAGGGCCGGGCCTTCGGCTCGGTCGCCGAGGCGATCATGGCCTTCGACGCCCGTGAGCTCTCGCTGCAGGCGAAGGTCGACATCCGCTTCCCGATCGGCACCGTCCCGCCCCGCGGCTGGACCCCGCCGGTTCCGGAGGAGGGCGAGCCCGAGTGGCAGCAGGGCGACAGCTTCCGGCTGCGGACGACCCTGGGCCGTGCGCTCTTCAACGAGCTGCTGCCCGAGGACTACCCGTTCGTCGACTACTCGGTGGGCAAGAAGCAGCTCTCCGCGATCGTCAACGACCTGGCCGAGCGCTACCCCAAGGTCATCGTGGCGGCGACGCTCGACAACCTGAAGGCGGCCGGCTTCCACTGGGCGACCCGTTCCGGCGTCACCGTCGCCGTCTCGGACATCGTCGTGCCGGAGGCCAAGAAGGCCATCGTCGCGGGCTACGAGGCCCAGGACGAGAAGGTCCAGAAGCAGTACGAGCGCGGTCTGATCACCAAGGACGAGCGCACGCAGGAACTCATCAACATCTGGACCAAGGCGACCAATGAGGTCTCCGAGGCGATGAATGAGAACTTCCCCAAGACGAACCCCATCTTCATGATGGTTGACTCGGGTGCCCGAGGAAACATGATGCAGATGCGGCAGATCGCCGGTATGCGTGGTCTGGTGTCGAACGCCAAGAACGAGACCATCCCGCGTCCGATTAAGGCGTCGTTCCGCGAGGGTCTGTCCGTGCTGGAGTACTTCATCTCCACGCACGGTGCCCGTAAGGGTCTGGCGGACACCGCCCTGCGTACCGCCGACTCCGGCTACCTCACCCGTCGTCTGGTCGATGTCTCCCAGGACGTCATCATTCGCGAGGAGGACTGCGGCACGGAGCGTGGTCTCAAGCTGCGGATCGCCTCGAAGGACGCCGCGGGTGTCCTGCGCAAGGCGGACGACGTCGAGTCCAGCGTCTACGCCCGGATGCTCGCCGAGGATGTCGTCGTCGACGGCAAGGTCGTCGCCCCGGCGAACGTCGACCTCGGTGACGTGCTCATCGACGCGCTGGTCAACGCGGGCGTCGAGGAGGTCAAGACCCGCTCGGTCCTGACCTGTGAGTCCGCGGTCGGCACCTGTGCCTTCTGCTACGGCCGTTCGCTGGCCACCGGCAAGCTGGTCGACATCGGTGAGGCGGTCGGCATCATCGCCGCCCAGTCCATCGGTGAGCCCGGCACCCAGCTGACGATGCGTACCTTCCACACCGGTGGTGTGGCCGGTGACGACATCACCCTGGGTCTGCCGCGTGTCGTCGAGCTCTTCGAGGCCCGTACGCCCAAGGGTGTCGCCCCGATCTCGGAGGCGGCCGGCCGCGTCCGCATCGAGGAGACCGAGAAGACCAAGAAGGTCATCGTCACCCCGGACGACGGCAGCGACGAGACGGCGTACGGCGTCTCCAAGCGTGCCCGTCTCCTGGTGGGCGAGGGCGACCACGTCACGGTCGGCCAGCCGCTGACCGTGGGTGCCGTCAACCCGCACGACGTGCTGCGGATCCTCGGCCAGCGTGCCGTCCAGGTCCACCTGGTCGGCGAGGTCCAGAAGGTCTACAACAGCCAGGGCGTGGCGATCCACGACAAGCACATCGAGATCATCATCCGGCAGATGCTGCGCCGTGTGACGATCATCGAGTCCGGCGACGCGGAGCTGCTGCCGGGCGAGCTGGTGGAGCGCACGAAGTTCGAGGGCGAGAACCGTCGGGTCGTGGCGGAAGGCGGCCACCCGGCCTCCGGCCGTCCGCAGCTGATGGGTATCACCAAGGCTTCGCTGGCCACCGAGTCGTGGCTGTCGGCGGCGTCCTTCCAGGAGACGACCAGGGTCCTGACCGACGCGGCGATCAACGCCAAGTCGGACTCCCTGATCGGCCTCAAGGAGAACGTCATCATCGGTAAGCTCATCCCGGCCGGTACGGGCCTGTCCCGCTACCGCAACATCCGGGTCGAGCCCACCGAGGAGGCGAAGGCCGCGATGTACTCGGCCGTCGGTTACGACGACATCGACTACTCGCCCTTCGGCACCGGCTCCGGCCAGGCGGTCCCGCTGGAGGACTACGACTACGGTCCGTACAACCAGTAA
- a CDS encoding DUF1707 and DUF4190 domain-containing protein — MRASHADRERTVDVLKAGFAEGRMQQPEYEQRIARAYKAQTHAELQMLVADLPQGPVPQAQFVPQRPMVPATFMPMQMPPPVTTNGTATGSLVCGLMTLPTWGLTAIPAVILGHKARNEIRRSGERGDGQALTGLILGWLAIGGWALFLLIVVLAAVANL; from the coding sequence ATGCGTGCCTCGCACGCCGATCGTGAGCGGACGGTCGATGTGCTCAAGGCGGGATTCGCCGAGGGGCGGATGCAGCAGCCGGAGTACGAGCAGCGGATCGCGCGGGCCTACAAGGCGCAGACGCACGCCGAACTGCAGATGCTGGTCGCGGATCTGCCGCAGGGGCCGGTGCCGCAGGCGCAGTTCGTGCCGCAGCGGCCGATGGTGCCGGCGACGTTCATGCCGATGCAGATGCCGCCGCCGGTGACGACGAACGGTACGGCGACCGGTTCGCTGGTGTGCGGGCTCATGACGCTGCCGACCTGGGGGCTGACCGCGATTCCGGCCGTCATCCTGGGCCACAAGGCGCGGAACGAGATCCGCCGGTCCGGCGAGCGCGGTGACGGTCAGGCGCTCACCGGGCTGATCCTGGGCTGGCTGGCGATCGGTGGCTGGGCGCTGTTCCTCTTGATCGTCGTCCTCGCCGCGGTGGCCAACCTCTAG
- the rpsL gene encoding 30S ribosomal protein S12 produces the protein MPTIQQLVRKGRQDKVEKNKTPALEGSPQRRGVCTRVFTTTPKKPNSALRKVARVRLTSGIEVTAYIPGEGHNLQEHSIVLVRGGRVKDLPGVRYKIIRGSLDTQGVKNRKQARSRYGAKKEK, from the coding sequence GTGCCTACGATCCAGCAGCTGGTCCGCAAGGGCCGGCAGGACAAGGTCGAGAAGAACAAGACGCCCGCGCTCGAGGGTTCGCCCCAGCGCCGTGGCGTCTGCACGCGTGTTTTCACGACCACCCCGAAGAAGCCGAACTCGGCCCTGCGTAAGGTCGCGCGTGTGCGTCTGACCAGCGGGATCGAGGTCACCGCTTACATTCCGGGTGAGGGCCACAACCTGCAGGAGCACTCGATCGTGCTCGTGCGTGGTGGTCGTGTGAAGGACCTGCCGGGTGTTCGGTACAAGATCATCCGCGGCTCCCTCGACACGCAGGGCGTCAAGAACCGCAAGCAGGCTCGCAGCCGCTACGGCGCCAAGAAGGAGAAGTAA
- the rpsG gene encoding 30S ribosomal protein S7, with the protein MPRKGPAPKRPVIIDPVYGSPLVTSLINKVLLNGKRSTAERIVYGAMEGLREKTGNDPVITLKRALENIKPTLEVKSRRVGGATYQVPVEVKPGRAATLSLRWLVGYSRARREKTMTERLMNELLDASNGLGASVKKREDTHKMAESNKAFAHYRW; encoded by the coding sequence ATGCCTCGTAAGGGCCCCGCCCCGAAGCGCCCGGTCATCATCGACCCGGTCTACGGTTCTCCTCTGGTGACCTCCCTCATCAACAAGGTGCTGCTGAACGGAAAGCGCTCCACCGCCGAGCGCATCGTTTACGGCGCCATGGAGGGTCTGCGCGAGAAGACCGGTAACGACCCGGTCATCACGCTCAAGCGCGCGCTCGAGAACATCAAGCCGACCCTTGAGGTCAAGTCCCGCCGCGTCGGTGGCGCGACCTACCAGGTCCCGGTCGAGGTCAAGCCCGGCCGTGCCGCCACCCTCTCGCTCCGCTGGCTCGTGGGCTACTCCCGCGCCCGCCGCGAGAAGACCATGACCGAGCGCCTCATGAACGAACTGCTCGACGCCTCCAACGGCCTCGGCGCTTCGGTCAAGAAGCGTGAGGACACGCACAAGATGGCCGAGTCCAACAAGGCCTTCGCGCACTACCGCTGGTAG
- the fusA gene encoding elongation factor G, translated as MATTSLDLAKVRNIGIMAHIDAGKTTTTERILFYTGVSYKIGEVHDGAATMDWMEQEQERGITITSAATTCHWPLENVDNTINIIDTPGHVDFTVEVERSLRVLDGAVTVFDGVAGVEPQSETVWRQADRYGVPRICFVNKLDRTGAEFHRCVDMIVDRLGATPIVMQLPIGTEADFKGVVDLVTMKALVWSAEAAKGEMYDTVDIPDTHIEAADEWRGKLLEAVAENDEEVMELYLEGQEPTVEQLYAAIRRITIASGKAENTTVTPVFCGTAFKNKGVQPLLDAVVRYLPSPLDVEAIEGHAVNDPEEIIKRRPSEEEPLSALAFKIASDPHLGKLTFIRVYSGRLEAGSQVQNSVKGKKERIGKIYRMHANKREEIESVGAGDIVAVMGLKQTTTGETLCDASNQVILESMEFPAPVIQVAIEPKSKGDQEKLGVAIQRLAEEDPSFQVHTDEETGQTIIAGMGELHLDVLVDRMKREFRVEANVGKPQVAYRETLRKPVERLDYTHKKQTGGSGQFAKVQIAIAPLEGDGYEFENKVTGGRIPREYIPSVDAGCQEAMEFGVLAGYPLTGVKVTLLDGAFHEVDSSEMAFKIAGSMAFKEAARKASPALLEPMMKVEVTTPEDYMGDVIGDINSRRGQIQSMEERSGAKLVTGLVPLSEMFGYVGDLRSKTSGRASYSMQFDSYAEVPRNVAEEIIAKAKGE; from the coding sequence ATGGCCACCACTTCGCTTGACCTGGCCAAGGTCCGCAATATCGGGATCATGGCCCACATCGACGCGGGCAAGACGACCACCACCGAGCGGATCCTGTTCTACACCGGTGTTTCGTACAAGATCGGTGAAGTCCACGACGGCGCTGCCACGATGGACTGGATGGAGCAGGAGCAGGAGCGCGGCATCACCATCACGTCTGCCGCGACGACCTGCCACTGGCCGCTGGAAAACGTCGACAACACCATCAACATCATCGACACCCCGGGCCACGTCGACTTCACGGTCGAGGTGGAGCGCTCGCTGCGCGTCCTGGACGGTGCGGTGACGGTGTTCGACGGCGTTGCCGGTGTCGAGCCCCAGTCCGAGACCGTCTGGCGTCAGGCGGACCGCTACGGCGTTCCGCGTATCTGCTTCGTCAACAAGCTCGACCGCACGGGTGCCGAGTTCCACCGCTGCGTCGACATGATCGTGGACCGCCTCGGCGCGACCCCGATCGTGATGCAGCTGCCGATCGGCACCGAGGCCGACTTCAAGGGTGTCGTCGACCTCGTGACGATGAAGGCCCTGGTCTGGTCGGCCGAGGCCGCCAAGGGCGAGATGTACGACACCGTCGACATCCCGGACACCCACATCGAGGCTGCCGACGAGTGGCGCGGCAAGCTCCTTGAGGCCGTGGCCGAGAACGATGAAGAGGTCATGGAGCTGTACCTGGAGGGCCAGGAGCCCACCGTGGAGCAGCTCTACGCCGCGATCCGCCGGATCACCATCGCTTCGGGCAAGGCCGAGAACACCACCGTTACCCCGGTGTTCTGCGGTACCGCGTTCAAGAACAAGGGCGTCCAGCCCCTGCTCGACGCGGTCGTGCGCTACCTCCCCTCCCCGTTGGACGTCGAGGCCATTGAGGGCCACGCGGTCAACGACCCGGAAGAGATCATCAAGCGCCGTCCGTCCGAGGAAGAGCCGCTGTCCGCTCTTGCGTTCAAGATTGCGAGCGACCCCCACCTGGGCAAGCTCACCTTCATCCGGGTGTACTCGGGCCGCCTTGAGGCCGGCTCGCAGGTGCAGAACTCGGTGAAGGGCAAGAAGGAGCGCATCGGCAAGATCTACCGGATGCACGCGAACAAGCGTGAGGAGATCGAGTCGGTGGGTGCCGGTGACATCGTCGCCGTCATGGGTCTGAAGCAGACCACCACCGGTGAGACCCTCTGTGACGCCTCGAACCAGGTCATCCTGGAGTCGATGGAGTTCCCGGCCCCGGTCATCCAGGTCGCCATTGAGCCCAAGTCCAAGGGCGACCAGGAGAAGCTGGGTGTCGCCATCCAGCGTCTCGCCGAAGAGGACCCCTCGTTCCAGGTGCACACCGACGAGGAGACCGGCCAGACCATCATCGCGGGTATGGGCGAGCTGCACCTCGACGTGCTGGTCGACCGTATGAAGCGTGAGTTCCGGGTCGAGGCCAACGTCGGCAAGCCGCAGGTCGCGTACCGCGAGACCCTGCGCAAGCCGGTCGAGCGTCTCGACTACACGCACAAGAAGCAGACCGGTGGCTCCGGCCAGTTCGCGAAGGTCCAGATCGCGATCGCGCCCCTTGAGGGCGACGGCTACGAGTTCGAGAACAAGGTCACCGGTGGCCGTATCCCGCGGGAGTACATCCCGTCCGTGGACGCGGGCTGCCAGGAGGCCATGGAGTTCGGTGTTCTCGCCGGCTACCCGCTGACGGGCGTCAAGGTCACCCTGCTCGACGGTGCGTTCCACGAGGTCGACTCCTCGGAAATGGCCTTCAAGATCGCCGGTTCGATGGCCTTCAAGGAGGCCGCGCGCAAGGCCTCCCCGGCCCTGCTGGAGCCGATGATGAAGGTCGAGGTCACCACGCCCGAGGACTACATGGGTGACGTGATCGGCGACATCAACTCGCGCCGTGGTCAGATCCAGTCCATGGAAGAGCGCAGCGGCGCCAAGCTCGTCACGGGCCTGGTTCCCCTGTCGGAGATGTTCGGCTACGTCGGAGACCTCCGCAGCAAGACGTCGGGTCGCGCGAGCTACTCGATGCAGTTCGACTCCTACGCCGAGGTTCCCCGGAACGTCGCCGAGGAGATCATCGCGAAGGCCAAGGGCGAGTAG